A window of the Branchiostoma lanceolatum isolate klBraLanc5 chromosome 13, klBraLanc5.hap2, whole genome shotgun sequence genome harbors these coding sequences:
- the LOC136447252 gene encoding leucine-rich repeat-containing protein 15-like, translating to MQGPRRTDPSSYQAATKLLWVLVVVTYASRHAQGQAARACDSSGRSVACTCNSDIERVVCSRSGDLKAVPSGIPTDTVYLDLNGNKLTSLPRMAFQQLSKLRAIVLSRNEISDIQLGAFDGLDGSLTELQLQENKLTNLKVGTFENLPLVNQLHLKNNMLADLSVGVFRGLVSLRSLFLNGNRITTLPVGIFSDLPSLHIVFLPRNGIESLDNILPALPTYVSVIDLQGNKISRLDRDAFARFENLTTLSLNENGLGNLESGVFNGLVALSRLYLDDNKITSLPQGLFLGLEKLSLLSVENNQLVELSGNSFGDHPSFNVISFENNNISRIEAGLFSRFPTLGSINLASNNLTSLPAGTFDSLAELDFLELEKNRLETLHPNLFLDLRNAWSIKLGHNNIKTLPTGLFRATTKLHVLYINNNAISSLPQDIFSPLSQLISLGLENNQITVIDDGTFNLTNLESIQLNGNPLTNISCKMFPTTNMSLYAIDVDCTCEWIPVYDCPEFDFLGSRVTCAKPRKLWYDKLNEISKDVLTCGAPRMACFGLAGWVALAGVVMLVSAFISV from the exons ATGCAG GGGCCAAGAAGAACCGATCCCAGCAGCTACCAGGCGGCGACAAAACTGCTGTGGGTCCTGGTGGTGGTGACGTATGCTTCCCGGCATGCACAGGGGCAGGCTGCGCGCGCGTGTGACAGTTCCGGACGCAGCGTCGCCTGCACCTGCAACTCTGACATTGAACGTGTCGTTTGCTCGCGCAGCGGAGACTTAAAAGCGGTGCCTTCGGGGATACCGACTGACACCGTTTATCTCGACCTCAACGGGAACAAGCTGACGTCACTGCCTAGAATGGCCTTCCAGCAACTGTCCAAGTTAAGAGCGATCGTTCTCTCGCGTAATGAGATCTCTGACATTCAGCTTGGGGCGTTTGATGGTCTAGATGGTAGTCTCACTGAACTACAATTACAGGAGAATAAGCTGACTAATCTTAAGGTTGGGACTTTTGAAAACTTACCGTTAGTGAATCAGTTACATCTGAAAAATAATATGCTCGCCGACTTGAGTGTAGGCGTTTTTCGCGGATTAGTTAGCTTGAGGAGCCTTTTTCTGAACGGGAATCGTATAACAACTCTGCCAGTCGGTATTTTCTCTGACCTGCCGTCTTTACATATCGTATTTTTGCCAAGGAATGGTATAGAATCCTTAGACAACATTTTACCTGCTCTGCCTACTTATGTATCAGTTATAGATCTTCAAGGGAACAAAATATCTCGCTTAGATCGTGATGCCTTTGCGAGATTTGAGAATTTGACCACTTTGAGTCTAAACGAGAACGGTCTCGGAAATCTAGAGTCGGGGGTGTTCAACGGTCTGGTGGCGCTTTCCAGACTCTACCTTGATGATAACAAGATCACTTCCCTTCCACAAGGTCTTTTTCTCGGTCTTGAAAAACTGAGTCTTCTATCTGTGGAAAACAATCAGCTTGTGGAACTTAGCGGGAACAGCTTTGGCGATCACCCTTCGTTTAACGTCATAAGTTTTGAGAACAACAACATCTCGAGAATAGAGGCCGGTCTTTTCAGTCGATTCCCAACTTTAGGTAGCATCAATCTCGCATCCAATAACCTTACGTCTCTCCCTGCTGGAACATTCGACAGTCTCGCAGAGCTAGACTTCCTTGAACTAGAGAAAAACCGGCTAGAAACCCTCCATCCTAACCTTTTCCTAGACCTACGTAACGCCTGGTCTATCAAATTGGGTCATAACAACATCAAAACCCTTCCCACCGGTCTTTTCCGCGCAACAACGAAGTTACACGTCCTTTATATAAACAACAATGCGATATCTTCGCTTCCACAAGACATATTCTCCCCACTTTCTCAGCTCATATCACTTGGGCTTGAGAACAACCAAATAACAGTAATAGACGATGGCACGTTCAACTTAACAAACCTGGAATCTATTCAGCTAAACGGGAACCCACTTACTAACATCAGCTGCAAAATGTTCCCGACTACGAATATGTCGCTTTATGCAATAGACGTAGACTGTACGTGCGAATGGATACCTGTGTACGATTGTCCCGAGTTTGACTTCCTAGGGTCCAGGGTGACTTGCGCAAAGCCGAGAAAGTTATGGTACGACAAACTGAACGAAATTTCGAAAGACGTCTTGACTTGTGGGGCTCCGAGAATGGCCTGCTTTGGACTCGCAGGCTGGGTTGCTTTAGCGGGGGTTGTGATGTTGGTCAGTGCGTTTATCAGTGTTTAA
- the LOC136447932 gene encoding uncharacterized protein: MDNDVIMDNDVIVADGVIPLVSKPIGNDVIVTNGVTPLVSEPIGNDVGEPTGLNRINPENVRCDEKIETDGRRTFWNQPPLSSPLVFDIRTQGRIYIRLSAENHLLPNVYRISTFPWGVKIYRRTNDKWEEKAFTRTRELWQSEDFLRLWISWADDGTLSLYRAGRADPLVSWTDPDPLPIRHFGYSTVFKPGVFRFNCK, from the exons ATGgacaatgacgtcatcatggaCAATGATGTCATCGTGGCTGATGGCGTCATACCATTAGTTAGCAAACCGATAGGAAATGACGTCATCGTGACTAATGGCGTGACGCCATTGGTCAGCGAGCCGATCGGAAATGACGTTGGAGAACCGACGGGATTGAACCGGATCAACCCCGAGAACG TGAGGTGCGATGAAAAGATCGAGACAGACGGGAGGCGGACGTTTTGGAACCAGCCGCCGCTCAGTTCACCCCTCGTCTTCGACATCCGGACACAAGGTCGGATTTACATCCGGTTGTCAGCCGAGAACCACCTGCTCCCGAACGTGTACCGCATTTCCACATTTCCGTGGGGGGTCAAGATTTACCGGAGGACTAACGACAAGTGGGAGGAGAAGGCCTTCACAAGGACAAGAG AGCTTTGGCAGTCTGAAGATTTCCTCCGGCTCTGGATCAGCTGGGCGGATGACGGTACCCTGAGTCTGTACCGGGCCGGGCGGGCGGACCCGCTGGTGAGCTGGACGGACCCGGACCCGCTCCCCATCCGTCACTTCGGCTACAGCACGGTCTTCAAACCCGGGGTGTTTCGCTTCAACTGTAAATAA
- the LOC136447906 gene encoding monocarboxylate transporter 13-like, which yields MREQRVHDRPPDGGWGWIILISNFIMCACVFGVQKSFGVFFVEFREYFGETAGGTAWINSIMSAVAHGGGALAVPLSVRFGTRPVVMVGGVLSCLGFVLSTFANSILYLYFSLGVLTGLSYALVFAPSVAMLGRYFDKRRALVNGIALSGSGATFALAPICQFLEQEYGWRGALLLLGGVTLNLCVSGALLRPIVLAADVVSRDPSPHHTPIEPGEQLSIGTSEDCRQQNDLERNNINERESFSRTHRKHFDITLLKKRRFLLFATADLLSSFSYLIPYVHVVPCARTRGIDETKAPFLLSVAGITEVLARVFSGWFSDLKIISKLHVYMIFIALNALACFLFPLAKSYPALLAYSVAMGTCTGGFRALIMPLVADTVGVVRMPNAFGLTLVCEGIGILLGPPVAGWLYDATENYNSSFFVAGGCFVASLVPLCGLSYLNRTHKRDSVNFAETQQDEPSTADPCSSVPLVEHETSF from the exons ATGCGTGAGCAGCGCGTGCACGATCGGCCCCCGGATGGAGGCTGGGGTTGGATCATCCTCATCAGCAACTTCATCATGTGCGCATGCGTCTTCGGCGTCCAGAAATCCTTCGGCGTCTTCTTCGTGGAATTTCGGGAGTACTTCGGTGAGACTGCGGGCGGAACGGCCTGGATCAACTCCATCATGTCGGCGGTGGCTCACGGCGGAG GCGCCCTTGCCGTGCCCCTGAGTGTGCGGTTCGGCACCAGGCCGGTGGTGATGGTGGGAGGGGTGCTGTCGTGTTTGGGATTCGTCCTCAGTACGTTTGCCAACAGCAtcctgtacctgtacttcaGCCTGGGCGTGCTAACGG GCCTGTCGTACGCCCTGGTCTTCGCGCCGTCCGTCGCCATGCTGGGCCGATATTTCGACAAGCGGCGCGCCCTGGTCAACGGGATCGCGCTGTCGGGCAGCGGGGCGACCTTCGCTCTGGCACCGATCTGCCAGTTCCTCGAACAG GAATACGGCTGGAGAGGCGCGCTCCTGCTGCTCGGAGGAGTGACCTTGAACTTGTGCGTCAGCGGGGCCTTGCTTCGACCAATCGTTCTGGCGGCAGATGTGGTATCCCGTGACCCTTCACCTCACCACACTCCAATCGAACCCGGTGAGCAACTGTCGATAGGAACGTCCGAAGACTGTCGTCAACAAAACGACTTGGAGAGAAACAATATCAACGAACGGGAAAGTTTTTCCCGAACACATCGTAAACATTTCGACATCACCCTTCTGAAAAAGCGGCGTTTCCTCCTCTTTGCAACCGCGGACCTGCTGTCGTCCTTCAGCTACCTCATCCCGTATGTTCACGTGGTGCCCTGCGCGAGAACTCGCGGGATCGACGAGACCAAGGCGCCATTCCTCCTCTCTGTCGCCGGCATCACCGAGGTTTTGGCGCGGGTGTTTTCCGGTTGGTTTTCAGACCTAAAGATCATCAGCAAACTCCACGTGTACATGATCTTCATAGCGCTGAACGCCTTAGCCTGCTTCCTGTTTCCGCTGGCGAAGTCATATCCGGCTCTGCTGGCCTACAGCGTTGCCATGGGAACGTGTACAGGTGGTTTCCGAGCTCTGATCATGCCATTGGTCGCCGATACGGTGGGGGTGGTCAGGATGCCGAACGCTTTCGGACTCACACTTGTCTGCGAAGGAATCGGAATTCTGCTAGGCCCGCCAGTAGCAG GTTGGCTGTATGACGCTACAGAAAACTACAACTCGTCCTTTTTCGTGGCCGGAGGCTGTTTTGTGGCGAGTCTGGTTCCCCTTTGTGGACTGTCTTACCTCAACCGGACACACAAGAGAGACAGCGTTAACTTCGCTGAAACACAGCAGGACGAACCGTCTACTGCTGATCCATGTAGTTCCGTACCTCTTGTAGAACATGAAACATCTTTTTAA
- the LOC136446916 gene encoding PMS1 protein homolog 1-like — MMASPTAGARSLQALPAATARLLSSTQVITSVFSVVKELVENSLDAHATSVDVKLESFGFDRIVVSDNGSGISRTDAEYMAQRHYTSKLSHQADLDSLETYGFRGEALGSLCAVADVTVTTKTAADDFSMTYTLDRQGKVTSSKPAHLGQGTTITVTNLFKNVPVRRQYYSAPKRRKEELKRVEDIMMALGVIKPDVRFSLIHNKVEVQGFLPKPGADPQAVTRAMTDRSFVFFNERPVQMKGVEKLVRQYYHGSTSEGSSSRHPIIFLSIRVPPAEIDPNVEPNKTKVLLHNNDSILSVIEEMLQTVYSSSDDSNHETTTSDETGNTTHNSTDASDTTTQQNTLEDEQLSCAYASNKTRNEDDLTETGKIALKDCETLESKEDSITERDENGNSSHAMALVRVEDEIGDSELLGTEENTTVNVTTTNVSSSCDSDVTMGDSILAEVKTPDISSTRPHRSGDDTELSFFSMTDSLLAGVDSQESLHETDKLQEDSQISFSISSSLLGDLPSPSPASTAKKGEDAVSFNLLTQTSLSLVLSDEEKDENDKESRKESEGIAEILNNSNSANQTLREDGIPPLPSLDSDNPASTNQKEDEISTANEVSAKTWSEGRGLVNSVGEPIEPVRLLVPGATNQGQDQSPQRGVDRGSPGRKNTILEKDGHTTMYDLVGNKPVKKPQSAYSFFIKDVRPDVCQEHFEADFAEIARLIDQRWKQLTNEERKRYEAMATRDQQRYQAHLKTLQESESNSASPLPRKNKLSTKKRKLDPVSHQTLIDKMFQSQKSRKENNENNQPVLKVVDVRFSMTWLKENVRKEVSNKCDETLRLIGRLAPHGVWVGVQGSEVVAVHQYRIQEALLYHRLMETHVLPRQPLRAPVVLNESTTGGSLAWQTLQNLDSESAHPAPSRRICDPRLVNNGFDVQLTSDEEGNIRAEVVAMARCMPFFGVDDLKEILGIISGANSTTVSTSRPVKVIHYLKGEAVRMSRGLSRTMSHDDVRDILMRKEKELPKCRTCLHSKPFIQTIYTLEELSSQCSQEHSQSH; from the exons ATGATGGCCTCCCCGACCGCCGGCGCGAGAAGCCTGCAAGCGTTACCTGCGGCGACGGCCCGCCTGTTGTCCAGTACACAGGTCATCACGTCCGTCTTCAGCGTGGTCAAGGAGCTGGTGGAAAACTCGCTGGACGCTCACGCCACCAGTGTGGACGTCAAACTG gagtcgtttgggtttGACCGGATCGTCGTTAGTGACAACGGCAGCGGGATCAGCCGCACGGACGCGGAGTACATGGCCCAGCGACATTACACCTCCAAACTGTCTCACCAGGCCGACCTGGACAGTCTTGAGACTTACGGCTTCAGGGGAGAGGCACTGG GTTCCCTCTGTGCTGTAGCTGACGTGACAGTCACCACGAAGACTGCAGCTGACGACTTCAGTATGACGTACACACTGGACAGGCAGGGGAAGGTCACTAGCAGTAAACCTGCACATCTGGGACAAG GTACAACTATAACTGTCACAAACCTGTTCAAGAACGTCCCTGTGCGCAGACAGTACTACAGCGCCCCCAAGCGGCGCAAGGAGGAACTGAAGCGGGTGGAAGACATCATGATGGCGCTGGGTGTCATCAAACCAGATGTCAGATTTTCACTCATACACAACAAG GTGGAGGTTCAGGGATTCCTCCCCAAGCCCGGAGCTGACCCCCAGGCCGTCACCCGGGCAATGACTGACCGCTCCTTTGTCTTCTTCAACGAGAGGCCGGTCCAGATGAAGGGGGTGGAGAAG CTAGTGCGTCAGTATTACCATGGCAGCACGTCTGAAGGATCTTCCTCACGACATCCCATAATATTCCTCAGCATCAGGGTGCCCCCAGCGGAGATAGACCCAAACGTGGAGCCCAACAAGACCAAAGTCCTTTTGCACAACAAT gATTCCATTCTGTCTGTTATTGAAGAGATGCTGCAGACTGTATACAGCTCTTCTGATGACTCAAACCACGAAACAACCACAAGTGATGAAACTGGAAATACAACACATAATAGTACTGATGCCTCGGACACCACcacacagcaaaacacactggaAGATGAACAATTGTCCTGTGCCTATGCTTCGAATAAAACTAGAAATGAAGATGATTTGACAGAGACAGGAAAGATTGCACTAAAGGATTGTGAAACGCTAGAGTCAAAAGAAGATTCAATAACAGAAAGAGATGAAAATGGTAATAGTAGCCATGCTATGGCACTCGTACGTGTAGAGGATGAAATAGGGGATTCAGAGCTTTTGGGTACAGAAGAGAATACAACTGTTAACGTAACAACAACAAACGTCAGCTCAAGTTGTGACTCTGACGTTACAATGGGTGACTCTATACTTGCTGAGGTCAAGACCCCTGACATCTCCTCCACAAGGCCCCATAGGTCAGGAGACGATACAGAGTTATCTTTTTTCTCGATGACTGACTCACTGTTAGCAGGAGTGGACTCACAGGAGTCTCTGCATGAAACAGACAAACTGCAAGAAGATTCGCAGATTAGTTTttccatttcttcttctttgctcGGGGACCTTCCATCTCCAAGTCCAGCTAGTACAGCTAAGAAAGGCGAAGATGCCGTCAGCTTCAATCTTCTTACTCAGACCTCCCTCAGTCTGGTGCTAAGTGATgaggaaaaagatgaaaatgacAAAGAAAGCAGAAAAGAGAGTGAAGGTATAGCTGAGATTTTAAATAATTCAAATTCAGCCAATCAGACACTTAGAGAAGATGGCATTCCTCCTCTCCCGTCATTGGACAGTGACAATCCTGCCTCAACCAATCAGAAAGAGGATGAGATTTCAACAGCCAATGAGGTTTCAGCTAAGACATGGAGTGAAGGAAGAGGATTGGTCAACTCTGTTGGAGAGCCAATCGAACCAGTGAGGCTATTGGTCCCTGGAGCAACCAATCAGGGACAAGATCAGTCGCCACAAAGAGGAGTTGACAGGGGAAGCCCAGGAAGGAAAAACACCATACTGGAAAAG GATGGCCATACGACCATGTATGACTTGGTTGGAAACAAACCAGTCAAGAAGCCACAGTCAGCCTACAGTTTCTTCATCAAGGATGTCAGGCCTGACG TGTGTCAGGAGCACTTTGAAGCTGACTTTGCAGAAATCGCTCGGCTGATCGATCAACGCTGGAAGCAGCTGACCAATGAGGAGAGAAAACGGTACGAAGCCATGGCAACCAGAGATCAGCAGAGATACCAGGCACATCTCAAGACACTGCAAGAAAGTGAAAGTAACTCAGCTTCACCTTTACCAAGGAAGAACAAGCTGAGTACCAAGAAAAGGAAGTTGGACCCAGTTTCTCATCAAACTCTCATTGACAAAATGTTCCAGTCTCAAAAATCACGGAAGGAAAACAACGAAAACAATCAGCCCGTCTTGAAAGTAGTTGATGTAAGGTTTAGCATGACGTGGTTAAAAGAGAATGTCAGGAAAGAAGTTTCCAACAAATGTGATGAAACGCTTCGTCTGATTGGCCGGCTGGCACCACATGGTGTGTGGGTCGGAGTGCAAGGGTCGGAAGTTGTTGCAGTTCACCAGTACAGGATACAGGAGGCGCTGCTGTACCACAGGCTGATGGAGACTCACGTGTTGCCACGGCAACCACTCAGGGCACCGGTGGTTCTCAATGAAAG TACGACAGGAGGTTCTCTAGCGTGGCAAACCCTACAGAACCTGGACAGTGAGAGCGCCCACCCCGCCCCCTCCAGGAGGATCTGTGACCCGCGGCTGGTCAACAACGGGTTCGATGTCCAGCTGACCTCAGACGAGGAGGGCAACATCAGGGCAGaggttgttgccatggcaagaTGCATGCCCTTTTTTGGGGTGGACGATTTGAAGGAAATCCTTG GCATCATCAGTGGAGCCAACAGCACCACAGTTTCCACCAGCAGACCAGTTAAAGTCATTCACTACCTGAAA GGAGAGGCCGTGCGCATGTCCCGTGGTCTGTCCAGAACCATGTCACACGACGACGTTCGTGACATCCTCATGAGAAAGGAGAAGGAGTTACCCAAGTGTCGTACATGTCTCCACAGCAAACCCTTCATACAGACTATTTACACACTGGAGGAGCTGAGCTCACAGTGTAGTCAGGAACACAGTCAGTCTCATTAA